In a single window of the Amycolatopsis sp. cg5 genome:
- a CDS encoding metallophosphoesterase, with product MSRLAIIGDVGGHAQQLRWALEQLGADGGRLPPDLTVIQVGDLVDRGPDSMGVLDIVGELLANQPRQWIQLVGNHEAQHLPGGSEFWPDPLAGAGVDRLREWWADGRVRVAAAVRRVDGDELLVTHAGLTLASWQALGAPGSAALAAELLNERPELIWRTGDHARDEEAGPLWAESGAALHEPWMAYPGIVPFGQIHGHSTLVHFNEQRWRCAGRIRQRAVADWRARHVRVRVSGRVFIGVDPRHGRAGAAQWEPLTLHDAELLAATPAGS from the coding sequence GTGAGCAGGCTGGCCATCATCGGAGACGTGGGCGGCCACGCGCAGCAGTTACGGTGGGCGCTGGAGCAGCTTGGCGCTGACGGCGGGCGGCTGCCTCCCGACCTGACCGTGATCCAGGTCGGGGATCTGGTTGATCGCGGTCCGGACAGCATGGGTGTGCTGGACATCGTGGGGGAGCTGCTGGCGAACCAGCCTCGTCAGTGGATTCAGCTGGTGGGCAATCACGAAGCGCAGCACCTGCCAGGCGGCTCCGAGTTCTGGCCCGACCCACTCGCGGGCGCGGGCGTGGATCGGCTTCGGGAATGGTGGGCCGATGGCCGCGTGCGGGTGGCCGCGGCCGTACGCAGGGTTGACGGCGACGAGTTGCTGGTCACGCACGCCGGTCTGACGCTGGCCAGTTGGCAGGCGTTGGGTGCGCCCGGCTCGGCCGCGCTGGCGGCGGAGCTGCTCAACGAGCGGCCGGAGCTGATCTGGCGGACCGGTGACCACGCCCGTGACGAGGAGGCCGGTCCATTGTGGGCCGAGTCGGGCGCCGCGCTCCACGAACCGTGGATGGCTTATCCCGGTATCGTGCCGTTCGGCCAGATTCACGGACACTCGACACTGGTGCACTTCAACGAGCAACGCTGGCGGTGCGCCGGCCGAATCCGCCAGCGAGCCGTGGCCGACTGGCGCGCCCGACACGTGCGGGTGCGGGTCAGCGGTCGGGTGTTCATCGGCGTCGATCCGCGGCACGGGCGCGCCGGCGCCGCACAATGGGAACCGCTGACCCTCCACGACGCGGAGCTGCTCGCTGCCACACCCGCCGGGTCCTGA
- a CDS encoding class I SAM-dependent methyltransferase, with protein sequence MTGYGALAEVYEWLISDAKLAPAEFAASFDDVLGLLPPNAHVLDCSCGTGQLAVGLAGRGIQIAATDASEAMVRRTAELSEEFGAAVRTLRADWNELPDHFDDDTFDMVFCVGNSLHHAEGARGRVAALESMSRLLRRGGRLVLTSRTWELVRARGSRMDISDRLVRRNGRDAVVVYRWDIASNWEDEHHIEIAIAQVDTAGPVLVRSELLSCWPYRHDELEAELHRVGLRTEMSTFNPEAENYMVVASKA encoded by the coding sequence GTGACGGGTTATGGCGCGCTTGCCGAGGTGTACGAATGGCTCATCTCCGATGCGAAGCTGGCTCCGGCCGAGTTCGCCGCGTCGTTCGATGACGTCCTCGGTCTCCTGCCACCGAACGCTCACGTCCTCGATTGTTCGTGCGGAACCGGACAGTTGGCGGTCGGCCTCGCCGGTCGTGGCATCCAGATTGCCGCAACCGACGCCAGCGAAGCGATGGTTCGCCGGACCGCGGAGTTGTCCGAGGAGTTCGGGGCAGCTGTCCGGACACTGCGGGCAGACTGGAACGAGTTGCCCGACCATTTCGATGACGACACCTTCGACATGGTGTTCTGCGTAGGCAACTCGCTGCACCATGCCGAAGGTGCGCGCGGCAGAGTTGCCGCTCTGGAGTCGATGTCGCGGCTTCTACGCCGTGGCGGGCGCTTGGTACTGACCTCCCGCACATGGGAACTCGTGCGGGCCAGGGGTTCCCGAATGGACATCAGTGACCGACTCGTCCGCCGGAACGGTCGCGATGCCGTCGTGGTCTACCGCTGGGACATTGCGTCGAACTGGGAGGACGAGCACCACATCGAGATCGCGATCGCGCAGGTGGATACGGCTGGGCCGGTTCTTGTCCGCTCGGAACTGCTGTCGTGCTGGCCCTACCGACACGACGAACTCGAAGCCGAGTTGCACCGGGTCGGACTTCGAACGGAAATGAGCACCTTCAACCCTGAGGCCGAGAACTACATGGTGGTGGCGAGCAAGGCATAG
- a CDS encoding LLM class F420-dependent oxidoreductase has product MRFGLFVPQGWRLDLTGIEPADHWKTMLGIAKHAEAGPFESIWVYDHFHTVPEPTEEATHEAWSLISAFAAATDTIRLGQMCTCMGYRNPAYLAKVAATADIISGGRVEMGIGAGWYEHEWRAYGYGFPSAGERLAQLDEGVRIMRDLWTTGKSTLEGKHYRTDGAILRPLPLQDGGIPLWIAGGGEKKTLRIAARFAKYTNFAADEETFTRKSEILAGHCKDVGTDFGAIVRSANHNGIIAETEKEVQDKLAWLKDHYARHASPEASERAYSIFTAGVGVGTPEQVAERLSKLEKIGMTYAIFNFPEAAYDRSSIDLFAKHVAPAINT; this is encoded by the coding sequence ATGCGCTTCGGACTCTTCGTCCCGCAGGGCTGGCGGCTGGACTTGACCGGCATCGAACCTGCGGACCACTGGAAAACCATGCTCGGCATCGCGAAACACGCGGAGGCCGGGCCCTTCGAATCGATCTGGGTGTACGACCATTTCCACACCGTGCCGGAACCGACCGAGGAGGCCACCCACGAGGCGTGGTCCCTGATCTCGGCCTTCGCCGCGGCCACCGACACCATCCGGCTCGGGCAGATGTGCACCTGCATGGGCTACCGCAACCCGGCGTACCTGGCGAAGGTCGCCGCGACCGCCGACATCATCTCCGGCGGGCGGGTCGAGATGGGAATCGGCGCCGGCTGGTACGAACACGAGTGGCGGGCTTACGGCTACGGCTTCCCGAGCGCAGGCGAGCGGCTCGCCCAGCTCGACGAAGGCGTCCGGATCATGCGGGACCTGTGGACCACCGGAAAGTCCACTTTGGAGGGTAAGCACTACCGCACCGACGGCGCGATCCTGCGCCCGCTGCCCTTGCAGGACGGCGGGATTCCCCTGTGGATCGCCGGCGGCGGTGAGAAGAAGACCCTGCGGATCGCCGCGCGGTTCGCGAAGTACACCAACTTCGCCGCCGACGAGGAGACATTCACGCGGAAGTCGGAGATCCTGGCCGGGCACTGCAAGGACGTCGGCACGGACTTCGGCGCGATCGTGCGCTCGGCCAACCACAACGGCATCATCGCCGAGACCGAGAAAGAGGTCCAGGACAAGCTGGCCTGGCTCAAAGACCACTACGCGAGGCACGCATCCCCGGAGGCGTCCGAGCGCGCGTACTCGATCTTCACCGCCGGAGTCGGCGTCGGCACACCCGAGCAGGTCGCCGAGCGACTGTCCAAACTGGAAAAGATCGGCATGACCTACGCGATCTTCAACTTCCCCGAAGCCGCGTACGACCGCTCCAGCATCGACCTCTTCGCAAAGCATGTCGCCCCGGCGATCAACACGTAG
- a CDS encoding GNAT family N-acetyltransferase: MADHQKPEVRIVHLTGPVFDALARGDLAAANAISPVPVSAYFAGPDWRGVWRMRGSQVEADPASAAWVTGIIWDELRQLAVGRAGYHGPPDPAGMVEIGYAVEPAHRRRGYARAALEALLRRAADEPHVRTVRVTISPDNVASYQLASKYGFVEIGEDWDDEYGLGIIYEVAAERSFD; this comes from the coding sequence ATGGCCGATCACCAAAAGCCGGAAGTACGGATCGTGCACCTGACCGGCCCGGTATTCGACGCGCTCGCGCGTGGCGATCTGGCGGCGGCGAACGCGATCAGTCCGGTGCCCGTGTCCGCTTACTTCGCCGGTCCGGACTGGCGCGGAGTGTGGCGGATGCGCGGCAGCCAAGTGGAAGCCGACCCGGCCAGCGCGGCATGGGTCACCGGGATCATCTGGGACGAACTCCGGCAGCTGGCCGTGGGCCGGGCCGGCTACCACGGGCCTCCCGATCCAGCGGGGATGGTGGAGATCGGCTACGCCGTCGAACCGGCACACCGGCGCCGCGGCTACGCCAGGGCGGCGCTGGAAGCCTTGCTGCGCCGAGCCGCCGACGAGCCTCACGTGCGGACCGTTCGGGTCACCATCAGCCCCGACAACGTGGCTTCGTACCAGCTGGCATCGAAGTACGGTTTCGTCGAGATCGGCGAGGACTGGGACGACGAGTACGGCTTGGGGATCATCTACGAGGTCGCCGCCGAACGATCCTTCGACTGA
- a CDS encoding SDR family oxidoreductase, producing the protein MRVFITGGTGLIGSAVVAELLGTGHTVLALARSDASALAAEAAGAEPIRGGLADLDILRTGAAGADGVIHLAFANDFSSPEALANAVAEESAALATLGDALVGSDRPFVTCSGTPAAPGRASTEADAIPAEGPLGGRGRAVMGVLDLASRGVRSSAVRLPRTVHNEGEGGFAGVLTAIARRSGVSGYPGDGTQRWPAVHALDAATLFRLALEHAEAGTAWHAVADEGDQVRDIAEVIGKRLGLPVESIAPETYGTLGPIFATDQPSSSAHTRQVLGWEPKHLSLLADLENVKP; encoded by the coding sequence ATGCGCGTGTTCATCACCGGCGGCACCGGCCTGATCGGCTCCGCCGTCGTCGCCGAACTCCTCGGCACCGGCCACACCGTCCTCGCACTCGCCCGCTCCGACGCCTCGGCACTGGCCGCCGAAGCGGCTGGAGCCGAGCCGATCCGCGGAGGTTTGGCCGACCTGGACATCCTGCGCACGGGCGCCGCCGGGGCTGACGGCGTGATCCACCTGGCGTTCGCCAACGACTTCAGCAGTCCCGAAGCCCTGGCGAACGCGGTCGCCGAGGAAAGTGCCGCACTCGCCACGCTCGGCGACGCACTCGTCGGCAGCGACCGTCCCTTCGTCACCTGTTCGGGCACCCCCGCCGCGCCAGGCCGTGCCTCCACCGAGGCCGACGCGATTCCGGCTGAGGGGCCACTCGGCGGCCGGGGCCGCGCGGTCATGGGAGTGCTGGACCTCGCTTCGCGCGGCGTCCGCAGCTCAGCGGTCCGCCTGCCGCGGACCGTCCACAACGAGGGCGAGGGCGGGTTCGCCGGCGTGCTGACCGCGATCGCGCGTCGAAGCGGCGTGTCCGGCTACCCAGGCGACGGCACGCAGCGCTGGCCTGCCGTCCACGCTCTCGACGCGGCGACCCTGTTCCGGCTCGCGCTGGAACACGCCGAAGCCGGAACCGCCTGGCACGCCGTGGCCGACGAGGGCGACCAGGTACGCGACATCGCCGAAGTCATCGGCAAGCGGCTGGGCCTGCCCGTCGAATCCATCGCCCCGGAGACCTACGGCACGCTCGGTCCCATCTTTGCGACTGACCAGCCCTCGTCGAGCGCCCACACCCGGCAGGTGCTCGGCTGGGAACCCAAACACCTGAGCCTGCTCGCCGATCTGGAGAACGTTAAGCCCTGA
- a CDS encoding TetR/AcrR family transcriptional regulator has product MGRWEPGARERLVMAAVDLFTEQGYDATTVAQIAARAGVTKSTFFRHFPDKRELLVAGQETLCTLLAEGIAEAPADASPLGAVAAGLVRASTAMGPASREIAPRLKAAVAASTELQERDALKQVSLAAAMTTALVTRGVPDPAAALASELGVLAFKRGYLEWSDSDRVAEDGFAACLLKALDELRAASASLG; this is encoded by the coding sequence ATGGGCCGATGGGAACCGGGAGCACGTGAACGCCTCGTCATGGCGGCCGTCGACCTGTTCACCGAGCAGGGTTACGACGCCACGACGGTCGCGCAGATCGCCGCGCGCGCCGGGGTCACCAAAAGCACCTTCTTCCGGCACTTCCCGGACAAGCGAGAGCTGCTGGTCGCGGGACAGGAGACGCTCTGCACGCTGCTGGCCGAAGGCATCGCCGAGGCGCCTGCCGACGCCAGCCCGCTGGGGGCGGTCGCCGCCGGACTCGTGCGTGCCTCCACCGCGATGGGCCCGGCGAGCCGGGAGATCGCCCCGCGCCTGAAGGCCGCCGTGGCCGCCAGCACCGAACTTCAGGAGCGCGACGCGCTCAAGCAGGTCAGCCTGGCGGCCGCGATGACCACCGCCCTGGTCACCCGCGGCGTGCCCGACCCGGCCGCCGCCCTCGCCAGCGAACTCGGTGTCCTTGCCTTCAAACGGGGTTACCTCGAATGGTCCGACAGCGACCGCGTTGCCGAAGACGGGTTCGCTGCCTGCCTTCTCAAGGCACTCGACGAACTGCGCGCCGCGAGCGCGTCACTGGGCTGA